From Flavobacterium alkalisoli, the proteins below share one genomic window:
- a CDS encoding DUF4837 family protein produces the protein MSGAKQILYFVFILCIIGCNSDNSSDSSDSNINEISIIIDDVLWNGDVGDSLRKKLAAPVEGLTQEEPLFTLNQYNEKVFGGKLTKGRNIIVIDKDTINSFTEKTNRYCRPQNVFTIRGKNAQEILFLIEIHADEIIRAIKETEVNENQQRNIKSGLVNHGVFEKFGVCINVPSTYTYAINNNDFLWLKKDTPGGNTSLLLYRVPCNVIERDKTILNNIIKMRDSVGARYIHGQDDNTFMVTEEAYSPYFFTTSYHNKMVFETRGNWEMKNDFMNGPFINYAVRDDKNNSYLVIEGFIYSPSSPKRDLIVELESIIRSAEFL, from the coding sequence ATGTCGGGAGCAAAACAAATATTGTATTTTGTTTTTATCCTGTGTATTATCGGCTGTAACAGTGATAATAGCAGTGATAGCAGCGATTCCAATATCAATGAAATTTCTATAATTATAGATGATGTCCTGTGGAACGGCGATGTGGGCGACAGCCTGCGAAAAAAACTCGCCGCTCCCGTAGAGGGCCTCACTCAGGAAGAACCTCTTTTTACCCTTAATCAATACAACGAAAAAGTTTTTGGAGGTAAGCTTACAAAAGGCCGAAACATTATTGTTATCGATAAGGATACCATTAACAGCTTTACCGAAAAGACCAACAGGTACTGCAGGCCACAAAATGTATTTACCATAAGGGGTAAGAATGCACAGGAAATACTTTTTCTTATTGAAATACATGCCGACGAAATAATCAGGGCCATTAAGGAAACCGAAGTTAATGAGAATCAACAGCGAAATATTAAATCGGGATTGGTTAATCATGGTGTTTTCGAAAAGTTTGGGGTTTGCATCAATGTTCCTTCCACCTATACTTATGCCATAAATAACAATGATTTTTTGTGGCTAAAAAAAGATACGCCCGGAGGTAATACCAGCCTGCTATTATACAGGGTACCGTGCAATGTTATTGAAAGAGACAAGACTATTTTGAATAACATTATCAAAATGCGTGATTCTGTTGGGGCAAGGTATATACATGGGCAGGACGATAATACATTTATGGTAACCGAAGAGGCCTATTCTCCGTACTTTTTTACTACAAGCTATCATAATAAAATGGTTTTTGAAACCCGTGGCAACTGGGAAATGAAAAACGATTTTATGAACGGGCCATTTATAAATTATGCCGTTAGGGATGATAAAAACAACAGTTACCTGGTAATTGAAGGATTTATATACAGCCCTTCTTCCCCCAAAAGAGATTTGATTGTAGAACTTGAGTCTATAATCAGGTCTGCAGAATTTCTATGA
- the rnpA gene encoding ribonuclease P protein component gives MEQKKYTYPKEEKLKSRNTIDLMFSEGRSVSKYPLRLVYVPLPETEENPIKVGVSVSKKHFKKAVDRNYFKRLLRETYRHNKHLLLENIPGNYAFMLMYQTKDRLSFEEINTKTIQLFEKFITHIKQQ, from the coding sequence ATGGAACAAAAGAAATACACATACCCAAAAGAGGAAAAGCTAAAGAGCAGAAACACGATAGACCTTATGTTTAGTGAAGGGAGGTCGGTTTCAAAATATCCGTTACGACTGGTGTATGTGCCATTACCTGAAACCGAGGAAAATCCAATAAAGGTAGGAGTTTCAGTATCTAAAAAACATTTCAAAAAAGCGGTAGACCGTAACTATTTCAAAAGATTACTTAGGGAAACTTACAGGCATAATAAGCACCTGCTGTTAGAGAATATACCCGGTAATTATGCTTTTATGCTGATGTACCAAACTAAAGACCGTCTTTCTTTTGAGGAAATAAATACCAAAACCATTCAGCTTTTTGAAAAGTTTATTACCCATATTAAACAGCAATAA
- a CDS encoding KUP/HAK/KT family potassium transporter, translated as MSSSHKHLNKVTLGGLIVTLGIIYGDIGTSPLYVMKAIMGGEAIEQDIVLGALSCIFWTLTLQTTVKYVILTLQADNKGEGGIFSLYTLVKRLKKKGLIVPAIIGGSALLADGIITPPISVSSAIEGLRIYNPELDTVPIVIGILFILFAIQRFGTKLVGKFFGPMMLIWFGMLGILGIIPLISNIEVLKALNPYYAFHLLKIHPEGFHVLGFVFLCTTGAEALYSDMGHCGRSNIRISWGFVKSMLVLNYFGQGAYLISHSGKTLAELSDNSNPGNPFYLLMPDWFVPVGIAIATSAAVIASQALISGSFTLISEAMRLNFWPKVSVKFPTELRGQLYIPSVNWLLFLGCVFVVLHFKESGNMEAAYGLAIVLCMIMTTTLLGYYMVMKRYNPILIIFTVAVYFSIEISFFIANISKFTHGGYVSLIIAGLLSFIMAVWFTAKKIRSEYTEFTKIDNYKSVLADLSNDQSIPKYATHLVYLTNAQFSDEIESKIIYSILQKRPKRADIYWFVHVNVVDEPYRMDYRVREIMKDDVIRVDFYLGFRVAPRVNLMFKNVVRDMVKNGEVDITSRYESLNRNNVIGDFKFVIIEKFLSYDNDLPWYERIILDIYFVLKKVSLTEGRAFGLDNSSVKVEQFPIVIHPPEDLHLTRVEDPN; from the coding sequence GTGAGCAGTAGTCACAAACATTTGAACAAAGTAACCTTAGGCGGACTTATTGTTACTTTAGGAATTATTTATGGAGATATAGGTACTTCTCCCTTATATGTAATGAAGGCCATAATGGGAGGTGAAGCCATAGAGCAGGATATTGTTCTTGGTGCTCTCTCCTGTATCTTCTGGACACTTACACTGCAAACCACAGTAAAGTATGTAATACTTACCTTACAAGCCGATAATAAGGGCGAAGGTGGTATTTTCTCTCTTTATACCCTTGTAAAACGATTAAAGAAAAAAGGACTTATAGTTCCCGCCATTATAGGAGGTAGCGCCCTTTTGGCCGATGGTATTATTACCCCACCCATCTCCGTTTCATCTGCAATAGAAGGTTTAAGGATTTATAATCCGGAACTGGATACGGTGCCTATCGTTATAGGAATCCTTTTTATCCTTTTTGCCATACAGCGCTTTGGTACTAAGCTGGTAGGTAAGTTTTTCGGGCCTATGATGCTTATTTGGTTCGGTATGCTGGGAATATTAGGTATTATTCCGCTTATCTCAAACATAGAAGTTTTAAAAGCGCTTAACCCTTACTACGCTTTCCACTTATTGAAAATACATCCCGAAGGTTTCCATGTGTTGGGCTTTGTTTTCCTTTGTACAACAGGAGCTGAAGCTCTATACAGCGATATGGGACACTGTGGAAGAAGCAACATCCGTATCAGTTGGGGATTTGTAAAAAGCATGCTGGTATTAAACTATTTTGGGCAGGGAGCTTACCTAATATCTCATTCGGGTAAAACCCTGGCTGAATTAAGCGATAACTCTAACCCCGGTAACCCTTTCTACCTTTTAATGCCAGATTGGTTTGTACCCGTTGGTATTGCCATTGCAACCTCAGCGGCCGTTATAGCTTCGCAAGCTTTAATAAGTGGTTCGTTTACACTAATAAGTGAGGCAATGCGTCTAAACTTCTGGCCTAAAGTGTCGGTTAAATTCCCTACAGAACTTAGGGGACAGCTGTATATTCCGTCAGTCAACTGGCTATTATTCCTGGGATGTGTATTTGTAGTACTGCACTTTAAGGAATCAGGTAATATGGAAGCGGCTTACGGCCTTGCCATCGTACTGTGCATGATAATGACCACTACCCTTTTGGGCTATTATATGGTCATGAAACGCTATAATCCAATCCTGATAATCTTTACCGTAGCGGTATATTTCTCAATAGAAATTTCGTTCTTTATAGCTAATATCAGTAAGTTTACCCACGGAGGATATGTTTCGCTCATCATTGCCGGATTGCTTTCGTTTATCATGGCAGTTTGGTTTACAGCGAAAAAGATACGCAGCGAGTACACCGAGTTTACTAAAATTGACAACTATAAAAGCGTACTTGCCGACCTGAGCAACGATCAGTCGATACCTAAGTATGCCACTCACCTGGTATACTTAACTAACGCTCAGTTTAGTGACGAAATAGAATCGAAAATTATATATTCGATATTACAAAAAAGACCAAAACGTGCCGACATTTACTGGTTTGTGCATGTCAATGTGGTAGATGAACCTTACCGTATGGATTACCGTGTAAGGGAAATCATGAAAGATGATGTGATAAGGGTTGACTTTTATCTTGGTTTCCGTGTGGCACCAAGGGTTAACCTTATGTTTAAGAACGTTGTAAGGGACATGGTTAAAAACGGAGAGGTAGATATTACCAGCCGTTATGAATCGCTAAACCGTAACAATGTAATTGGTGATTTTAAATTTGTGATTATCGAAAAATTCCTGTCTTACGACAACGATTTACCTTGGTATGAAAGAATAATCCTTGATATATACTTTGTGCTTAAGAAGGTGAGCCTTACTGAAGGCCGTGCATTTGGACTAGACAACAGCTCTGTTAAGGTAGAGCAGTTCCCAATTGTGATACACCCTCCTGAGGACCTGCATTTAACAAGGGTTGAAGATCCTAACTAA
- a CDS encoding DUF4349 domain-containing protein, giving the protein MKKIILLLSVIVLVISCKETVEEAYITEEIAHQIVADPSSAEFYKIAPKSIAKAKQTDPKIIKTATLHFETQNLETTADKIKQAIGKFNGQVQSDEERNEYNTVTRSLIIRIPNESFDNFIDEISKGVSYFDRKEISSRDVTEEYIDNESRIKTKKALEERYLELLKKANKVSEMLEIEKELSVIREEIESKQGRLQYLDNQVSFSSVYLQFYKTVAEREDATVSYGSKIGNALKSGFNSLSSFFIGLIQIWPFILIFVIAFILIRRRFRRKKQ; this is encoded by the coding sequence ATGAAAAAAATCATCTTACTGTTAAGTGTTATTGTTTTAGTGATTTCCTGTAAGGAAACAGTGGAAGAAGCATATATTACAGAAGAAATTGCACATCAGATTGTTGCAGACCCATCAAGTGCAGAATTCTACAAAATCGCTCCTAAATCTATTGCTAAGGCAAAGCAAACAGACCCAAAAATAATTAAAACTGCTACTCTTCATTTTGAAACACAAAACCTTGAAACTACTGCCGACAAAATAAAACAGGCTATTGGTAAATTTAATGGGCAGGTGCAAAGTGATGAAGAAAGAAATGAATACAACACAGTAACCCGCTCCCTTATCATAAGAATACCTAACGAATCGTTTGACAATTTTATAGACGAAATCAGTAAAGGTGTATCGTATTTTGACAGAAAAGAAATCTCTTCACGCGACGTTACCGAAGAGTATATTGATAACGAATCCCGTATAAAAACAAAAAAAGCGCTGGAAGAACGCTATTTGGAACTCCTTAAAAAAGCCAATAAGGTTTCAGAAATGTTGGAAATAGAAAAGGAACTCTCAGTTATACGTGAGGAAATAGAGTCAAAACAGGGACGTTTACAGTATTTGGATAACCAGGTTTCATTTAGTTCAGTTTACCTTCAGTTTTACAAAACCGTTGCCGAAAGAGAGGACGCTACCGTTTCTTACGGAAGCAAAATAGGTAATGCCCTGAAATCAGGATTCAACTCGCTTTCAAGTTTCTTTATCGGTTTGATTCAAATATGGCCATTTATCCTTATTTTCGTAATTGCTTTTATTTTAATCAGGAGAAGATTCCGACGTAAAAAACAATAA
- a CDS encoding S41 family peptidase: MLSRLKRKYVIPAFAVAFLFVGASFKEDFFEIAKQVEIFTTLFKTVNVNYVDETNPGELMDTAIKNMLTDLDPYTVYFNEQDVAKFKINNTGEYTGIGALITRKEGKLIIKEPYKDYPADKAGLKAGDEIIQIGDVSLIDFKEDAGELLKGTKNTAIDIKYLRQGKPYSTQIILNEVDVSAVPFYSMVGDDTGYIVLSQFNAKASAETKEALLELKKQGAKKIILDLRGNPGGLLGEAVNICNLFLPQNETIVTTKSKNEKYNNTYRTQRAPVDTEIPLAVLVNGKSASASEIVSGALQDLDRAVIVGSRSFGKGLVQRPIELTYGTQVKVTISRYYTPSGRGIQALDYTHKDADGKAIRIDQKDYNAFKTKNGRTVYDGGGILPDVVLEESKQSSIADALQRNDAIFNYVTEYYYKHPNQGTAIPTVNDTDFEGFKQFLKRTNFDFDTETEKSLKATLEIAKKEKVDETIAAEYNQLLAALKKSEEKELNQNKEEIKELLLDEIITRYQYKEGLYKYYTTSNAEIKKAAALLNNTAEYNKILSK, translated from the coding sequence ATGCTATCCAGACTAAAAAGAAAATATGTTATCCCGGCTTTTGCAGTTGCTTTTCTGTTTGTTGGGGCCAGCTTTAAGGAAGATTTTTTTGAAATCGCCAAGCAGGTGGAGATTTTTACAACGCTGTTTAAAACAGTAAACGTAAACTATGTAGATGAAACCAATCCGGGTGAGCTTATGGATACTGCCATAAAAAACATGCTTACTGATCTGGATCCGTATACCGTTTATTTCAATGAGCAGGATGTTGCCAAATTCAAGATAAACAATACCGGAGAATATACCGGCATTGGTGCACTTATAACCCGTAAGGAGGGTAAACTAATCATTAAAGAGCCTTACAAGGATTATCCTGCCGACAAAGCAGGCCTTAAGGCAGGCGACGAGATTATACAGATAGGTGATGTAAGCCTTATTGATTTTAAGGAAGATGCCGGCGAACTTTTAAAAGGGACAAAAAACACGGCTATTGATATAAAATACCTGCGTCAGGGTAAACCTTACAGTACACAAATCATTTTAAATGAGGTAGATGTCTCGGCGGTTCCCTTCTATTCAATGGTAGGCGATGACACCGGATATATCGTTCTTAGCCAGTTTAATGCTAAAGCTTCGGCAGAAACAAAAGAAGCTTTACTGGAACTTAAAAAACAGGGTGCTAAAAAAATAATCCTTGATTTAAGGGGTAACCCCGGAGGTTTATTAGGGGAAGCAGTTAACATCTGTAACCTTTTCCTGCCTCAAAACGAGACCATTGTTACCACAAAGTCTAAAAACGAAAAATATAATAATACCTACAGAACACAAAGGGCTCCGGTTGATACCGAAATTCCTCTGGCTGTACTGGTAAACGGTAAAAGTGCTTCGGCTTCCGAAATTGTTTCAGGGGCTTTACAGGATTTGGACCGTGCTGTGATTGTAGGAAGCAGAAGTTTTGGAAAAGGACTGGTACAAAGACCCATCGAGCTTACTTACGGTACTCAGGTTAAGGTAACTATTTCCCGTTATTATACTCCTTCAGGCCGGGGCATTCAGGCTCTTGACTATACTCACAAGGATGCTGACGGTAAAGCCATAAGAATAGACCAGAAAGACTACAACGCATTTAAAACCAAAAACGGCCGTACCGTTTATGATGGCGGCGGTATATTACCGGATGTGGTTCTTGAGGAATCTAAACAAAGTTCTATAGCCGATGCCTTACAGCGAAACGATGCTATTTTTAACTATGTTACCGAGTATTACTATAAACATCCTAATCAGGGTACCGCGATACCAACGGTAAATGATACTGATTTTGAAGGCTTTAAACAGTTCCTGAAAAGAACCAATTTCGACTTTGATACTGAAACCGAAAAATCGCTTAAGGCTACGTTGGAAATCGCCAAAAAAGAAAAAGTAGATGAAACCATAGCGGCAGAGTATAATCAACTGCTGGCAGCACTTAAGAAAAGTGAGGAAAAAGAGCTTAACCAAAACAAAGAAGAGATAAAAGAGCTTTTACTTGATGAGATTATAACCCGCTATCAATATAAAGAAGGTTTGTATAAATACTATACAACCAGTAATGCAGAGATAAAAAAAGCAGCCGCTTTACTTAACAATACTGCAGAATATAACAAGATACTTTCAAAATAA
- a CDS encoding GNAT family N-acetyltransferase translates to MKPIFKIKRFNELSLTELYELLQLRSEVFVVEQNCVYQDIDGKDMKALHLIGEYDGKIVAYARLFSAGYYFDNASIGRVVIDEKYRDRKWGHDLIKEALEGIKIHFNATAVTISAQLYLKKFYEAHGFKQEGEGYLEDGIPHIKMNIL, encoded by the coding sequence ATGAAACCAATATTCAAAATAAAGCGATTTAACGAACTTTCTTTAACCGAACTATACGAACTCCTGCAATTGCGTAGTGAGGTGTTTGTGGTGGAGCAAAATTGCGTTTATCAGGACATAGATGGTAAAGACATGAAGGCGCTTCATCTTATTGGAGAATATGATGGGAAGATAGTGGCTTATGCTCGATTGTTTTCTGCGGGTTATTATTTTGACAATGCCTCCATAGGAAGGGTTGTAATAGACGAAAAGTATCGTGACCGTAAATGGGGTCATGATTTAATAAAAGAAGCGCTGGAAGGCATTAAAATTCATTTTAATGCTACAGCGGTTACAATCTCTGCGCAGCTTTATCTCAAAAAGTTTTATGAAGCCCACGGCTTTAAACAGGAAGGGGAAGGCTATCTTGAAGACGGCATTCCCCATATAAAAATGAATATTCTGTAA
- a CDS encoding OmpA family protein, producing the protein MKPFYCILLLFLLPKPLFSQEEVVHSIYFEFDKFDLKEKQATDVVAFIQALDTTRVESIQIFGYCDDRGKDEYNFKLSNNRANTIKNKLIEKGIKNKIIVTIEGRGRILLEEDIDNVSEARAKNRRVDVVVNFEPLPPPPLDPGVYDALKEKMVVGDRVIMRNILFDRGSSKLTLSSRKELDKVARILHKYKNLEFEIQGHICCTPTFQKEAIDMDTKKRELSKNRAYAVYKYLVSKKIPARRLTYKGYGNTQPLGKGSEFDRRVEFLITKI; encoded by the coding sequence ATGAAACCTTTTTACTGCATCTTATTATTATTTTTACTGCCAAAACCATTATTTTCCCAAGAGGAAGTAGTACACTCAATTTACTTTGAGTTTGACAAATTTGACCTGAAAGAAAAACAGGCTACCGACGTGGTTGCCTTTATTCAGGCATTAGACACTACCCGTGTAGAAAGTATCCAGATTTTTGGGTACTGCGACGACCGCGGAAAAGATGAATACAACTTTAAGCTTTCTAACAATCGTGCTAACACCATTAAAAACAAGCTGATTGAAAAGGGTATTAAAAACAAGATTATTGTTACCATTGAAGGCCGCGGAAGAATCTTACTGGAAGAAGATATTGATAACGTATCTGAAGCACGTGCTAAAAACAGGCGTGTAGACGTTGTGGTTAATTTTGAGCCGCTTCCTCCCCCTCCGTTAGATCCGGGCGTATATGATGCCCTTAAGGAGAAAATGGTAGTGGGCGACAGGGTAATTATGCGAAACATCCTTTTTGACAGGGGTAGCAGCAAATTAACCCTTTCCTCAAGAAAAGAACTTGACAAGGTTGCCCGGATACTACACAAATACAAAAACCTTGAATTTGAAATCCAGGGGCATATATGCTGTACGCCAACCTTCCAGAAAGAAGCCATTGATATGGATACCAAAAAAAGGGAATTGTCTAAAAACAGGGCCTATGCCGTTTATAAATACCTGGTGTCTAAAAAGATTCCTGCTAGACGTCTTACCTACAAGGGTTATGGGAACACCCAGCCTCTTGGTAAAGGATCTGAATTTGACAGGCGTGTGGAATTTTTAATTACAAAAATCTAG